ACGCACCTTCACAGTCGATTGCGAATCGCGACTAGCGGCGACATCAGCGTTGCGCGCCAGGCAGGGATGAACGACTCCACGAAGACGACAACCGCGACGATGGCGATGGAATAGACGTACGGTGCGTGATCAGGGCCGCCAAGCCGGAAGACGCTGCCGAGATAGGACACCCTGCGTCAATCCTTGGTGAGCGCGTCTCCAAGCCTCCCTGGAAATGCTCCTCTCGCCGAGCCCACGCGAGCGAACGTCGCGCCGGCCGAGGGGTGTAGTGGTGGCGTCTCTGGCAGCCGCAGATGACGGCCTGCTTGGCCACCGCGGCACAGCGTCAAGAGGGGGCTAGCGCGCCAAGCACGCTCGGCGAAGCGCCCGAGCCTCACACGGAGCCGTAGCAGTTACCGCCGATGCGCCGTGTGGGCGGTCCGACGATTGGGAAAGAGCCGCGTGAGCTCATTGCCATTCGCTGAATCCGAATGTCCTCGAGTCGTTCCGCAAGGAGGTGCGCCGCCGCGCCGCCGAGGCGTCGGCGTTCCAAACGCTGATCGACGAGGTGCTCGCCGCGCAAGTCCAGAAAGACGTCGCGTAGGACGTCGAGGCACGCCGTGGCCGGCCTCGTAGCGGCGATCCTCTTGCGAGGTCGTGCTGCGCCCGCGGCTGGTTGAGGTCCGTCGAACGGCCTCCCGGCGATGGGGCGGCCGTTCAAATCGGTCCGGGCGCACCAACCTGCTATCGCCGGCGAGCCTCTTGCCGGTGGCGCGTCGTTTCTTCTATCAACGACAACAGCTATTGCGATGTCGCGGGATCGATCGCCGCGAGGCGATCGTCGAGCCGGCGCATCAGGAACTCGCCGTCGAGTGCGAGGCTCAGCTCGCCGGACTCGGCCGTCGTCTCGAACCTGGCGGGGCAGAGGACCGCCCTGGCCTGCACGAGCGCGCGAGCGGCGCCGGCGATGGCCGACACCGGAACGTAGCCGAGCAGGTGCCGTTCGAGATCGGTCACCGGCACAACGGCGCCACCAGCTCGTTCGGCGATGTCTCCAGTGGCGAGCACGAACATCCAGTCGTGAGCGCTCGTCTGGCGCAGGGCGCGCAGCCGGTCCTGCATGTCCCGCTCGCTCCGGACCGGCATCAGCGTGCTTCCCGGCTTCGTGATGGCGGGAAGCGGAACGGCGCGGATCGCGGGCGCGTCACGCTTCGGACGAGGACGAACGAAGAGAGAACGGATGAAACCCATCAACGGCGACGTCCCGGTCGGGAGACAGCCTCCAAGCTGGTTCGACCCGGGCTCTCGAGCGCGACGGCGAGCACGGGCTCGCCGCGTTGCTGGACTGTTATATCACTTTGGAGACAAAGGGGAAGCCATCGCGGCCGTGCAGGAGTGCAGTATCGGCTGCCTCTGACGGCGACGTCGCTCGACCGAAGTTCTGTCGGAGCGGCTCTGGCGCGCCAACGGGAGTGGCGCGGCCGGCTGGCTGGCCCGGTTAGTTCGCGTTCGTCACCTCGTCGGCGACGACTCGATTTCCGCTCGCAGTCCGTCGAGAAACACGCACGCGGCCCGGAAATGCGCGTCCGCGCCGCGCAACCATTGCTCATCGCTCGCCCGCGGGTGCGCGGGCTCGACCTTGGCGAGGAAGAGCGTGCTGACGTCATCGAAGAGCCTGGCTGCGATGTCGAGCTGGCGCGCGAGCCCTTCGTCCGTGACGCGGCGCTTCAGCATGGCCACGGCCGCTTGGCGCTCGTTCGCGGCCGCGCGCAGCGAATCGCACTCTGCCGGGGAGATCCTGTGCGGCGAGCGAAGGTCCATCGTGAGCCCATTCTACCGGCGAGTTGGAGCTCTCGCGTAGACTCTGACGCGTGCTTCTCTCCCCTGCGCTTGCACGTCGCGCCGCCCTCTCGGGTCCGCGCCGACGCAATGCTGCGATCGCGAAGTGCCAGACACGAGCGAGCCGGCCATGAGTGGTGCCCGATGCTACCTCGGCGTGGATGGCGGCCAGACGCACACGACGGCGGTGATCGGCGACGAGGCTGGCCACGTGCTCGGCTATGGGCATGCTGGTCCCTCGAATTACGTCGGCGAGGTCGATCGGCGCGACCGGTTCGTCGAAGCGGTGACGGCCGCCGTGGATCTGGCGTGCGATCAGGCCGGTCTTCGGCGCGCGAACGTGACGTTCGACGCCGCGTGCCTGGGATTCACCGGAGGCGCGATCGCGAAAGAGCCGCTCGTCCGTCACATCGTCGCCGCAAGCACGCTCCGGATCGTCGACGATGCGACGATCGCGCTGTCGGGCGCGCTCGAGGGCGGTTCGGGCGTGGTGATGATCGCGGGAACGGGCTCGATGTGTTTCGGCCGGAACGGCGATCGGACGGCGCGGGCCGGCGGCTGGGGATACGTGTTTGGCGACGAGGGCGCTGCATTCGACATCACGCGCCAGGCACTCCGCGCGGCGACACGCTACGAGGAGGGCTGGGGCCCGTTCACCGTGCTGCACGAGCGCTTTCGGGCTGCCACGGGCGTCGACGACATCCACGAGATGCGGCGGCGGTTCTATGCGCCCGAGTTCCCGCGCGATCGCATCGCCGGCTACTCTCGGCTCGTGGACGAGGCGGCGGAGGCCGGCGATCCCGTGGCCATGGAGATCCTCGACGACGCCGCGAAGCACCTCGCGGGGTTCGTCGCCGTCGTCCGACAGCGGCTGTTCGACGTGAGCGAACCGGTACGAGTGGCGTACGTCGGCGGCGTGTTCCGCAGCCGGCGCGTGCTCGAAGCCTTCCGGCGGCGGGTCGAGGCGATATCCCGGACGACGGTCATCGCGCCACGGCACGGCCCGGAGATCGGCGCCCTGATCGAAGCCTATCGTGCCGCCGGACTCGATGTGACGCCAGCGCCTCGCCGGTAGGGAGCTGTGACATACTCTCCGATTGTTTCCGCGGGAAGCTGGCGAACCGCACCGGAGCGGGACACGACGGGTCATGAAAGCTAAAGAACGGCATCAACTGAAGGAAAACGAGCTGGCCCGCACGGCCCAGCAGGTGATCCAGACGGTAGGCGAATACCAGCGCAATGTCGTATTCGCCGTCGTCATCGCGATCGTGCTGGTGGCTGGCGTCGGCGGCTTCTTCTGGTGGCGAGGCGCGCAGGCCGACAAGGCCGGTGCCCTGCTCGGCATCGCCCAGGCGACCGCGAACGCCGGCATCGCGCCGCCATCCAACATTCCAGGCGCACGCCAGGCACCCGGCACCTTCGCGACGCCGAAGGACCGCGCGGAAGCGGCGCTGAAAGCGCTCCAGGAAGTCGCCGCGGCCTACCCGTCATCGGACGCGGCCATCACGGCGAACTACGAGGCCGCCGGCCAGTTGCTGCTTCTCGGACGTCCGGCCGAAGCCGAAGCGCTGTACGACAAAGTCATCGCCACCAACTCGACGCTCTACGCGCCGATGGCGAGGATGGGGCTCGCGCAGGCGAAGCTCGCCGCAGGCAAGGTGGACGACGCGGTGAAGCTGTACACCGACCTTGCGGCCGAGCGCGATAGCGCGCTACCGGTGGACGGCGTCCTGATGCAGTTGGCCGACGCGTACATGAAAGCCGGCAAGCCCGCCGATGCGAAGGCGGCGTACAAGCGTGTCGTGGACGAGTTCCACGAATCGCCGTACGTGCCCGAGGCACGCCAGCGCCTTGCCGCGCTGAACTGACCGCGCAGCCCG
The genomic region above belongs to Acidobacteriota bacterium and contains:
- a CDS encoding ATPase; protein product: MSGARCYLGVDGGQTHTTAVIGDEAGHVLGYGHAGPSNYVGEVDRRDRFVEAVTAAVDLACDQAGLRRANVTFDAACLGFTGGAIAKEPLVRHIVAASTLRIVDDATIALSGALEGGSGVVMIAGTGSMCFGRNGDRTARAGGWGYVFGDEGAAFDITRQALRAATRYEEGWGPFTVLHERFRAATGVDDIHEMRRRFYAPEFPRDRIAGYSRLVDEAAEAGDPVAMEILDDAAKHLAGFVAVVRQRLFDVSEPVRVAYVGGVFRSRRVLEAFRRRVEAISRTTVIAPRHGPEIGALIEAYRAAGLDVTPAPRR
- a CDS encoding tetratricopeptide repeat protein — its product is MKAKERHQLKENELARTAQQVIQTVGEYQRNVVFAVVIAIVLVAGVGGFFWWRGAQADKAGALLGIAQATANAGIAPPSNIPGARQAPGTFATPKDRAEAALKALQEVAAAYPSSDAAITANYEAAGQLLLLGRPAEAEALYDKVIATNSTLYAPMARMGLAQAKLAAGKVDDAVKLYTDLAAERDSALPVDGVLMQLADAYMKAGKPADAKAAYKRVVDEFHESPYVPEARQRLAALN